From Lolium perenne isolate Kyuss_39 chromosome 5, Kyuss_2.0, whole genome shotgun sequence, a single genomic window includes:
- the LOC127298617 gene encoding uncharacterized protein: protein MRKRDLGILLLAAFAVFFSLQHEGDFSFREAWYHLSDDGYPIKHDADRLPPPLVADLNGDGRPEVLLPTHDATIQVLQPPPAHHTATTLDDFREARVMAEISLLPANVRVASGRRPVAMAVGTVDRSYQAAHVHKQVLVVVTSGWVVMCFDHNLKKLWEANLQDDFPHAARHREVAISVTNYTLKHGDAGLVIVGGRMEMQHHSADLFDDFMNSEHSREEHRRSASEKQASEGTNVDVRHFALYAFSGRTGSLRWSRKNENIQSQPSDASVMIPQHNYKLDVHALNSRHPGEYECREFRESVLGAMPHHWDRREDTSLHLAQFKKHKRKQLKKTQGKNVLNNVHKPSEHNPPGKDDTTRLTKAIGKAADLAGSAKGKKSLNRLYIPTITNHTQVWWVPNVVVAHEKEGIEAIHLASGRTICKLHLTEGGLHADINGDGVLDHVQVVGANGAEQTVVSGSMEVLKPCWAVATSGVPVREQLFNVSICHYNHYNLFHHGDFSRSFGRTFDPSGLEVATPILLQRDDGHKHRRGSHGDIIFLTSRGEVTSYSPGLLGHDAMWRWQLSTGATWSNLPSPSGMMENIVVPTLKAFSLWAYDPKQVIIAGGDQEAVVISPSGSLLASIELPAPPTHALILEDFSGDGLTDVILVTSGGVYGFVQTRQPGALFFSTLVGCLIVVIGVIFVSLHLNSPNGGKPRSSSGYR, encoded by the exons ATGAGGAAGCGGGACCTGGGcatcctcctcctcgccgccttCGCCGTCTTCTTCTCCCTCCAG CACGAGGGCGATTTCTCGTTCCGGGAGGCGTGGTACCACCTCTCGGACGACGGGTACCCGATCAAGCACGACGCCGaccgcctcccgccgccgctcgTCGCCGACCTCAACGGCGATGGCAGGCCCGAGGTCCTGCTCCCCACCCACGACGCCACCATCCAGGTCCTCCAGCCCCCGCCAGCGCACCACACCGCCACCACCCTCGACGACTTCCGCGAGGCGCGCGTCATGGCCGAGATCTCCCTCCTCCCCGCCAACGTTCGCGTCGCCTCAGGCAGGCGCCCGGTGGCCATGGCCGTCGGCACCGTCGACCGCTCCTACCAGGCCGCCCACGTCCACAAGCAGGTCCTCGTCGTCGTCACCTCCGGATGGGTCGTCATGTGCTTCGATCACAACCTCAAGAAGCTCTGGGAGGCCAACCTCCAGGACGACTTCCCCCATGCCGCGCGCCATCGTGAGGTCGCCATATCTGTAACCAATTACACACTCAAGCATGGAGATGCTGGCCTTGTCATCGTCGGAGGGAGGATGGAGATGCAACATCAC TCGGCAGATCTTTTCGATGACTTTATGAACTCTGAACACAGCAGGGAAGAGCACCGTAGAAGTGCCAGTGAGAaacag GCTTCGGAGGGCACAAATGTAGACGTGCGTCATTTTGCGCTTTATGCCTTTTCTGGTCGCACTGGCTCATTGAGATGGAGCCGGAAGAATGAG AACATCCAGTCACAGCCATCAGATGCTTCAGTGATGATACCACAACACAATTACAAGCTTGATGTTCACGCCCTTAATAGCCGCCATCCTGGTGAG TATGAATGCCGGGAATTCAGAGAATCAGTTCTTGGTGCCATGCCTCATCATTGG GATAGGAGAGAGGACACTTCCCTACACCTTGCACAATTTAAGAAGCATAAAAGGAAACAGTTAAAGAAAACACAAGGAAAAAATGTTTTGAATAACGTGCACAAGCCCAGTGAACATAATCCACCCGGAAAGGATGATACTACTAGACTAACCAAAGCGATCGGGAAAGCTGCAGATCTGGCTGGGTCAGCTAAAGGGAAAAAG TCTCTTAACAGGCTTTATATTCCTACAATCACAAACCATACTCAAGTTTGGTGGGTTCCTAATGTTGTTGTTGCACATGAAAAGGAAGGGATTGAGGCTATTCATCTAGCATCTGGACGTACAATTTGCAAG CTTCATTTGACTGAAGGAGGTCTTCATGCAGATATTAATGGAGATGGAGTTCTAGATCATGTTCAG GTTGTCGGTGCAAATGGTGCTGAGCAAACTGTTGTTAGTGGGTCCATGGAAGTCCTAAAACCCTGTTGGGCAGTTGCTACATCGGGTGTACCAGTTCGGGAGCAACTTTTCAACGTTTCGATCTGCCATTACAACCATTACAATCTGTTCCATCATGGTGACTTCTCAAGAAGTTTTGGGAGGACATTTGATCCAAGTGGCTTAGAGGTGGCAACCCCTATTCTGCTACAGAGAGATGATGGTCATAAACACAGAAGAGGAAGTCATGGTGATATCATCTTTCTAACAAGCCGGGGAGAG GTGACCTCGTACTCTCCAGGTCTACTTGGTCATGATGCGATGTGGAGATGGCAACTATCGACAGGTGCAACATGGTCCAACCTTCCATCTCCATCTGGTATGATGGAGAACATCGTGGTTCCTACACTCAAGGCCTTCTCTCTGTGGGCGTACGACCCGAAACAGGTGATCATTGCGGGCGGCGACCAGGAGGCCGTGGTGATCTCTCCTTCTGGCAGCTTACTGGCGTCCATCGAACTCCCAGCGCCTCCGACCCACGCGCTGATCCTCGAGGATTTCTCGGGCGATGGTCTAACCGATGTGATTCTGGTGACGTCTGGGGGAGTGTATGGTTTTGTGCAGACGAGGCAGCCTGGGGCGCTATTCTTCAGCACACTTGTCGGCTGCCTGATAGTCGTGATTGGAGTGATATTCGTTTCTCTGCACCTGAACTCGCCAAATGGTGGTAAACCCAGGTCGTCGAGTGGCTACCGGTGA